A DNA window from Candidatus Saccharibacteria bacterium oral taxon 955 contains the following coding sequences:
- a CDS encoding M48 family metalloprotease, producing MNQIFKTTLLMAGLTGLFMALGYLIGGQNGMLMALIFASVGNIGMYFFSDSLVLKMQGAHPLDGKYPQVEKIVQDLVSREGMPMPKLYYVPTPIPNAFATGRSPQHAAVAVTDGIMEILDDNELKAVLAHELGHVKNRDMLVSTIAACLAGAISYLAQIAYFFGGSDDDRNPFVAIAMMILAPFAAMIIQMAISRSREYLADEHSQHVLGNGKHLESALMKLEGWKQQTPPIEGSPSQEATNALMFANMFSARGLANLFSTHPSTEDRIKRLKELDGRQ from the coding sequence ATGAATCAGATTTTCAAAACTACACTTCTAATGGCTGGTCTGACGGGTCTTTTCATGGCTCTTGGTTATCTAATCGGCGGACAAAATGGTATGCTCATGGCACTGATTTTTGCGAGTGTCGGCAATATCGGTATGTATTTTTTCAGCGACTCTCTAGTCTTGAAAATGCAAGGTGCGCATCCACTTGATGGTAAATACCCACAGGTAGAGAAAATAGTTCAGGATCTCGTGTCGCGTGAGGGTATGCCGATGCCAAAGCTTTACTACGTCCCTACCCCAATTCCAAACGCGTTTGCGACGGGTCGGTCACCACAGCATGCTGCGGTTGCGGTAACCGATGGGATTATGGAGATCCTAGACGATAATGAGCTAAAAGCGGTCCTAGCGCATGAGCTAGGGCATGTCAAAAACCGAGACATGCTTGTTTCGACGATTGCCGCCTGTTTGGCTGGTGCGATAAGTTACCTCGCGCAGATTGCGTACTTTTTCGGTGGGTCGGACGACGACCGTAACCCGTTTGTAGCGATTGCAATGATGATATTAGCGCCGTTTGCAGCAATGATCATCCAGATGGCCATCTCGCGTTCTCGAGAATACCTGGCTGACGAGCATTCGCAGCATGTATTAGGAAACGGTAAGCATCTCGAGTCGGCGTTGATGAAACTCGAGGGCTGGAAGCAGCAGACACCGCCTATAGAGGGTAGCCCCAGTCAGGAAGCGACAAATGCACTGATGTTTGCCAATATGTTTTCGGCACGGGGTCTAGCGAATTTGTTTAGCACTCACCCATCGACCGAGGATCGGATCAAGCGGTTAAAAGAGCTTGATGGCCGACAGTAG
- a CDS encoding TraM recognition domain-containing protein, whose amino-acid sequence MFSASAKQILEQSKSTIDFDDIINSGKILICNLSKGLLGEDTSELFGITILAKLQLASLRRARLQQSERRAFYIYVDEFQNFATTSFVQMLSESRKYKVFMIMAEQSTSQQSNQQTVNIILANVGTAICFRTGNPQDEQRLLPMFSPYIEPGEISNLPAYNYYARLAAVNAQEPLSGETLLLEDQGNKTVRDAVITHSRKCYARKQENTNSSGQRTTKKKQTTKDKNAEKKSIPMIDDCNI is encoded by the coding sequence TTGTTTTCGGCTTCAGCTAAACAGATTCTTGAACAATCAAAGTCTACTATTGATTTTGACGATATTATCAACTCGGGCAAAATACTGATCTGTAATTTATCGAAAGGATTACTTGGCGAGGATACGTCTGAATTATTTGGTATTACCATACTTGCGAAGCTTCAGCTCGCAAGTCTGCGGCGCGCCCGACTGCAACAATCGGAGCGTCGCGCGTTCTATATTTACGTCGATGAGTTCCAAAATTTCGCCACAACCTCATTTGTGCAAATGTTATCTGAAAGCCGTAAATATAAAGTTTTCATGATCATGGCAGAGCAATCTACTTCACAACAAAGCAATCAGCAAACTGTAAATATAATTCTGGCCAATGTCGGTACGGCTATCTGTTTCCGAACTGGCAACCCACAGGATGAACAACGGCTATTACCGATGTTTAGCCCGTATATTGAGCCAGGTGAAATTAGCAATTTGCCAGCCTATAATTACTATGCGCGATTAGCCGCAGTGAATGCACAAGAGCCGTTATCTGGTGAAACATTATTGCTAGAAGACCAGGGCAATAAGACCGTACGGGATGCTGTTATTACACATTCACGGAAGTGTTACGCAAGGAAGCAAGAGAATACAAATAGCAGTGGCCAACGCACTACAAAGAAAAAACAGACGACAAAAGATAAGAATGCGGAGAAAAAATCAATACCAATGATAGATGACTGTAACATCTAA
- a CDS encoding DUF2326 domain-containing protein, whose protein sequence is MKLVKLSANKSIFKTIQFRKGFNIIIADRDQDSSDKHSTNGLGKTLLLEIINYCLGGSPSETLKKEEMRDWIFSLTIEIDGEEIILKRAVKDRKKYVEALGIEDINVDEVCLTLGEKLFGLSVREVKDKSNHPTYRTLASYFMRTYDGAFSNPFLCFAGQNALSRNNNAAFLIGLNWRLSVKFSQLKSEFNKLDNANKAIETGAFNVFGGTVGDLNSEKIDIELQLTEKMKRLENFQVHEDYRDIQTKADALTEEIHNILNEITINSQIVERYKDSLKNENGDDIRIEQIYEAAGAVFEKSSLRTLDEVINFHRDVVLNRKNYLESEIELYLTKNRTLDSKMEKLSNERAGYMNILKTHGALDEYTKLQDEVNKSKAKIADIESRITRLTEIESRIDDIRIEISGIISKMRQEYSGNQPLVSEAISLFNSNSRFLYEQSGTLSIDVGKEGYKFKIDIKKAGSDGASSMKVFCYDLMLAEYWSTIRHREFPLFHDSKIFADVDPRQVAKALEISSHKAESLGFQYICSMNSGYMPYDYLSKEFTDNLSQYTIAKFHDKNEHGTLLGVTF, encoded by the coding sequence ATGAAATTAGTTAAGCTAAGCGCAAATAAAAGCATTTTTAAAACTATACAATTTCGTAAAGGTTTTAATATAATCATAGCCGATCGCGATCAAGATTCCAGCGATAAGCATTCTACTAATGGCTTAGGCAAAACACTATTACTTGAAATTATAAACTATTGCCTCGGAGGCAGTCCATCAGAAACTCTCAAAAAAGAGGAGATGCGAGACTGGATATTCAGTTTAACTATCGAGATAGATGGAGAAGAAATTATCCTCAAACGGGCAGTAAAGGATCGTAAGAAATATGTAGAGGCGCTAGGAATTGAAGACATCAACGTAGATGAAGTTTGTTTAACCCTAGGAGAGAAGTTATTTGGCCTTAGTGTACGCGAGGTAAAAGACAAAAGCAATCACCCTACGTATCGCACATTAGCATCGTACTTCATGAGGACTTATGACGGCGCATTTTCTAATCCTTTCTTATGCTTTGCTGGGCAGAACGCGCTATCTAGAAATAACAATGCTGCTTTTCTAATAGGGCTAAACTGGCGACTATCTGTCAAATTCTCGCAACTTAAATCTGAATTTAATAAATTGGACAACGCAAACAAAGCCATTGAAACTGGTGCTTTCAATGTGTTTGGGGGTACGGTGGGTGATTTAAATTCAGAAAAAATAGACATTGAATTACAGCTTACAGAGAAGATGAAAAGACTAGAAAATTTTCAAGTTCACGAAGACTATAGAGACATACAAACTAAAGCAGACGCTTTAACCGAAGAAATCCACAATATTCTTAATGAAATCACTATAAACTCTCAAATTGTAGAAAGATACAAGGATAGTTTAAAAAATGAAAACGGTGATGATATAAGAATAGAACAAATATACGAAGCAGCAGGCGCTGTCTTCGAAAAGTCCTCTCTACGTACACTTGATGAGGTAATCAACTTCCATAGGGACGTGGTGCTTAATAGAAAAAATTATCTAGAAAGCGAGATTGAGTTATACTTAACAAAAAACAGAACTTTAGATAGTAAAATGGAGAAACTCTCAAACGAGAGAGCTGGCTACATGAATATACTAAAAACACATGGAGCTCTTGATGAGTATACAAAGCTTCAAGATGAGGTCAATAAAAGTAAGGCTAAGATAGCGGACATAGAGAGTAGAATCACTCGGCTTACAGAGATTGAGTCAAGGATTGATGATATACGGATAGAGATTAGCGGTATTATATCAAAAATGCGGCAGGAATATAGCGGAAATCAGCCTCTCGTATCAGAAGCTATAAGCTTATTTAACTCAAACTCTCGGTTTTTGTACGAACAGTCCGGGACGCTCTCTATTGATGTAGGTAAAGAAGGATACAAGTTTAAAATTGATATCAAAAAAGCCGGTAGCGACGGAGCCAGTAGTATGAAAGTGTTCTGTTACGATCTTATGTTAGCCGAATATTGGTCTACTATACGCCACAGAGAATTTCCTCTATTCCACGATTCAAAAATATTTGCAGACGTAGACCCTAGGCAGGTAGCAAAAGCTTTAGAGATTTCTAGTCATAAAGCTGAGTCACTGGGCTTTCAGTATATTTGCTCCATGAACTCTGGGTATATGCCGTACGATTATTTATCAAAGGAATTTACCGATAACCTAAGTCAGTATACTATCGCAAAATTTCACGACAAAAATGAGCACGGCACGCTACTGGGTGTAACTTTTTAG